In Spirosoma sp. KUDC1026, the sequence ATTGAAGGGTATCCCTATCATTTTGTGGTTGATCAGGCCGGGATCATTCAGGCCATTTTTTCGGGGGCGTCCATTAATCCACAGACAAATCAACCGATTGTCGACGAGCGTCTTGTAGAGGCAATTGATCAAGCTCTGACGAAGTGATTTTTCTTTATTAACCGACCGATAGTTTCGTGAGCAACTATCAAATAGGTTTGTACTTATCCAGGTAAGTCTCATACTGCCACTCTGCCTGAGCAGGTGCTCCAGTGCTAGTTATCTGGGAAAAAGTAATTAACAGATAATCCCTGGGGTTCAGGTTATCCCGTTGAAGTACCTGGTAAGGAAGGCCGGAGTTGTCTACAATAACTGTGTAGGTGATGTCTTTAGCCATATCCAGCTTCTCTAAAACGCCAAACCGACCCATCATGTAATTGTGCAGGGTGAAACTACCCATCCGGAAAGGCTTCCCATTGATGAGGGTATCCCCAGTACGTTTGACCCAGTCCTTACGGCTGATAACCTGGGGTAGGAAATGCTTTAAGGTGTAGAAGGAGTTAACAAAAAAGGTCTCGCTCCGGAAGGTTGTCTTACTTGGCTTTGCCGTCAGTTGAATCGTTTTCTTTTTCTTATCGATGTAGAAATACTGACTGCCGTTAAAAACGGTCTGATAGTCTGCATTGCCCTGGATAAATCGGGCGCCAAGAAGCGGCTCTTTTGCATCAAACTCGATATAAACCCTCAACTCGGTTTGTCGCTGGTACCCCTCTGAGAAGTAGTTGATGCTAATGTGGTTATCATAGTTCAGCTGATCGATCGTGTCCAGCCTGGCCAGAACTTTCGAGAAAACAAAGTTCGCATCGACCTGTTGACCGAAGGCGTTGGGCAGGTTAATAAGGATACACAGAGCGATTAAGACGAGTAGTAACGGCTTCACACAGCAGCAATTAGCGTTCTGGTAGCTAACGGCACCAGGCTATCGGTAGTATGTGCAGAGACGTCTTTGGCCATACTATGACTTTGCAGAAAACGGATGGTTGGTACACCATTCGTCATCATTGGTAGGCCAATTAAGCTTTTCTGATAATTGCCCTCATCGTTTTGTATGAAAAAGCCCGGCTACTTACGTAGTCGGGCGCTGATTTTATGGCGGTGTTCATACTGCCCATGGCTCGCTACTTTCCGGTAAAGACGATTGAGTAGAGCAGACAGGTAACTGATGGTTGCTAACGGCGACAAATGCCTACTTGCGAAACGTAGTCACGGCCTCTTCGTAAATCCGTACACCCGGTATCTCCCGAATACCATCAGCAATAGCCGCTTTGATCGCGCCCTCATCGATAATCCAATAGCCGTTCGGAATTTGGTTGCGATCGACCACCTCAAACGTCCAGCGCATCTGTACGCCTTTGGGCTTGTCGATGACAGCCACCTTCGGTGTTAGCCAGTTGGTATCGTCCGAGTGATTGACAACAGCCTGCTGAGCGGCCTCGGCTAGTTGATGTTCCCGTATACGTAACATCTCCCGATTATAATGCTCAACGGCGTCTTTCAATGGCTGCATAGCCGACAGGATAGGCGCTGTTAGCTGCTTTTCGAGCTCCATCCAGTCGTGCTTCTGGTGGTCGAGTTGCCGAGTGATTTTAAGTCGTTCGGCTGCCACAAGTTTGATCAGATCGTGCCCCTGTGCGACATGCTTGATGAGAGCCTCCTGCTGCTCAGCGCTCCCGCAAACCGCCGGTTGGCGACGCAGGAAGGTAACGTAATCGTTAAGGGTCGCTTCCAGCAGCTCGCGGCCGTTGGAGTCGGTTAAGGAAAGGGCGGTGTTTGGCTGGGAGGGTTTACTCATACTGCAACAACTAAAGCCCGTTATAAATGTTATCTAGCTCATGTAACTACAACCGGTGTAGGCCTGAGCTGACAAGTAACACTATCATCGTGGTTCGCTTTTCGGTATGTAGACAACCGGTGTGGATAATCCCCCCTCCTATCGACTGTACTCCTTCCTGCTAATCCTATCACCTTCGCTGGGCAATACATAAAAATCGCCCTTTTTAGCGCGGAATTGCCATCATAATGACCATAATTCTGAAATTGGCGAGCCGCTGAATATGGCTAGATAATTACCTGGTCATGCCCTTTTCAGTTACCCGCTGCACACTTTCCAGTACGTTCGACAGCAGGTCGAGCCCCATCAGTCGTATTACCTTTTCAACAGCTGGCTAGAATGATTCGCCAGCTAGTTTCTGATGGTGTCACTGTCAGAACCTATGTATACGCGTTGACTTCGACTCCATTAAAAAGAAGCCATTGAGACTTACAAAGGAAGCATTCACCGCCAGCAGCCTACGTCAGGCACCCTGTCTCTACCTGATGTCAACTTACTTAGTCAATCAGAGTAAGGTATTGACTTGTTTTATTAAAACGAAAACAGTCGATCAGCAGCTAAGCGAATCGACTGTCTTTCAATGAGCGGGAGACGAGTCTCGAACTCGCGACCTGCAGCTTGGGAAGCTGCCGCTCTACCAACTGAGCTACTCCCGCCTGGAGAAAGGCAAACATACGTTTAAGTCAGGGATTTTGTCAAGGGGTTCGACAGAAAGAGCCATCACCAGGAGTAAACTCATCTATTTTCGGCCCTTTTCGCGTACTTTCGCCCAAATTGTTAGCCTATGCAACCTGCTTCTGCTCCTGCTCATAAGCCATTTATTCCGGCCGCTGAATCCCCCGCAGAGTTTACCCTGAAAGCCATTATCACCGGGGCCGTATTTGGGGTCCTTTTCGGGGCTGCGACCGTGTATTTGTCGCTGAAAGCAGGCTTGTCGGTCTCGGCGTCCATCCCGATTGCCGTACTGGCTATTTCGCTGGGCCGTAGGTTTCTAAACACGACCATTCTGGAAAATAATATTATCCAGACCACGGGTTCGGCGGGCGAGAGTATTGCCTCAGGCGTGGTGTTTACGATGCCGGGGTTTCTATTTCTGACCAACGGCACCGGTGCTGATTTTTTTAACTACTGGACTATTCTGACGCTGGCGATTCTGGGTGGGCTAGTGGGTACCCTGATGATGATTCCACTACGTCGGTCGCTGATTGTGCAGGAACACGGTACGCTCCCCTATCCCGAAGGTACGGCCTGCGCGTCGGTACTGATTGCCGGTGAGAAAGGCGGCAACTTTGCGAAGACAGCCTACCAGGGACTGGGGATTGCTCTGATCTATGCCGTCCTGCAAAAAGTTCTGCATATCGTGGCCGAAGTTCCCGTCTGGGCTACCAAACAGGCGAACCGGTATTTCCCTTCGGCGCAGGTCGCGGGTGAGATCACACCCGAGTATCTGGGCGTAGGGTACATCATCGGGTTTCGTATCTCGGCAGTACTCGTCGGTGGGGGTATTCTGGCCTGGCTGGGCCTGATTCCACTGCTGGCGTCTGTCGTGCCGGGCGATACGATTGCGTTGCAGTTGCAGAAACTAGGTTATCTCTCTGATTTGCAAAAAGCGGGCGGGCCAGGCGGCTGGAACCCAGCAACGCATACATTTTCTGACAACGCGGCCGCCATTTATCGGGCCTACATCCGGCAAATTGGTGCGGGGGCCGTTACGGCTGGTGGTTTTATGACCTTGCTGAAAACGATTCCGACTATTGTTTCGTCCTTTCGTCAAAGTTTCAGTTCATCGTCCGTCAGCGCGATTGAGACCGAAAGTAAACTCAGCGAAAGCAGCCGCGTACCACGTACTGAACAGGATCTGAGCGTCAGGGTTGTCATCATTGGCAGCATTATTCTGGTAGGACTGATGGTCCTGCTTCCGCAAATTCCCGGCGATTCGTTCCTCACCAAGCTGCTGATCGCCATACTGGTCATTGTCTTTGGCTTCTTCTTCGTCACCGTGGCCAGCCGGATTGTTGGGCTGATTGGCTCCAGTTCATCGCCAGTTTCGGGGATGACCATTGCCACCATCATGGGTACGGCACTGGTCTTTATTGGCTTCGGGCTGACGGGAAAGGCCTATGAACCGGCCGTACTGGTTGTTGGCAGTATGATCTGCGTAGCGGCTGCCAATGCCGGTGCTACGTCGCAGGATTTGAAAACGGGTTACTTGATTGGCGCGACGCCCCGTTATCAGCAGATCGCCCTGTTCATCGGTGTTATTGTCTCCTCGCTGGTCATTGGCGCTACGGTGAAAGTACTCGATACACCAACGCCGGATTTGTTGGCTCAGGGTATCACGCACGCGATTGGCTCTGATAAATTTCCGGCTCCCCAGGGCACACTGATGGCCACGCTGATTAAGGGGCTACTCTCGTTCAACCTCGACTGGCAGTTCGTACTCGTTGGCGCATTCATCGCTTTCGTTTTCGAGTTGGTTGGCGTGAGCGCTCTGGCGTTTGCCGTGGGGCTTTACCTGCCCCTGTCTACCACCCTACCCATTTTTGCGGGGGGACTGGTGAAAGCGCTGGTCGACTGGCAGGCCAAGCGTACGGGTACCGTTGAAGAAGATGCCGATCTTGGCAAAGGCAATCTGTTCGCAACCGGGCTCGTGGCTGGCGGGGCCTTGGCTGGGGTGGCTGTTGCCCTGCTCTCGGTTAATGAATCGATATACAACGGTCTGACAGCAATGACACTGGAACCCACTTTGGCCAGTGCTTTGGGCGAAGGCGGCTACATGTTGCTGGGAGCCCTTACTTTCGTCGGGCTGGCCCTTATGCTTTATCGGATCGGTACCAAACGCGATTAGCCTTAGAGACTTATAGCCTGCTCTCCCCCTTTTAATGCCAGCGATTTTCCGTTCCAGCGCAGCGTACCGGTTAGGTTAGCGGGTAACGTAACCGTTCCCGTCAGACCACCGGCGGGTGTTTTCTGAAACTTTACGGCGATGTCGCCCGCTGGGTGCGGCACACTGCCCGTTACGCTGGTCAGCTCACCCAGGAACGGTTCGATACGTACTGAGCGGAAGCCCGGTTCGGCGGGTCGGATACCGCAGGTGGTTGACAGTAGTTCGTAGAGGGGTGACGCGCTCCAGGCATGGCAGTCTGACCGCGTTGGTTCGGGGTTTTCGGCGAAGGTAGTCAGGCCCATCGCCAGCATATCCCGCCAGGGTTTTAACTGCGGAATCAGTTCATTGCCTAACCCTGTCTTTTTGAGCGCTTCGAACAGGTAGAACTTGAAGTAGAACGTAGCCTGCGTCAGCGAATCGGACGGTACGTTGTTCATCACTTTCTGCAGCAATCCAGCCTGTTGCGCTGCGGGAACGGCGTCCGTCAATACTGCCAGGATGTTGGCGTGCTGACTGAACGATTTTTTAGCGGGCGTATCGGCAAATAAGCCGCGATCGGCTACCCAGCACTGTTCAAAAACGGCCTTATTGAGTCGTCGGCCCAGATCCCGGTAGTATTCGGCCCGTTCATTCTGGCCGTAGTGAGCCAG encodes:
- a CDS encoding OPT family oligopeptide transporter, with product MQPASAPAHKPFIPAAESPAEFTLKAIITGAVFGVLFGAATVYLSLKAGLSVSASIPIAVLAISLGRRFLNTTILENNIIQTTGSAGESIASGVVFTMPGFLFLTNGTGADFFNYWTILTLAILGGLVGTLMMIPLRRSLIVQEHGTLPYPEGTACASVLIAGEKGGNFAKTAYQGLGIALIYAVLQKVLHIVAEVPVWATKQANRYFPSAQVAGEITPEYLGVGYIIGFRISAVLVGGGILAWLGLIPLLASVVPGDTIALQLQKLGYLSDLQKAGGPGGWNPATHTFSDNAAAIYRAYIRQIGAGAVTAGGFMTLLKTIPTIVSSFRQSFSSSSVSAIETESKLSESSRVPRTEQDLSVRVVIIGSIILVGLMVLLPQIPGDSFLTKLLIAILVIVFGFFFVTVASRIVGLIGSSSSPVSGMTIATIMGTALVFIGFGLTGKAYEPAVLVVGSMICVAAANAGATSQDLKTGYLIGATPRYQQIALFIGVIVSSLVIGATVKVLDTPTPDLLAQGITHAIGSDKFPAPQGTLMATLIKGLLSFNLDWQFVLVGAFIAFVFELVGVSALAFAVGLYLPLSTTLPIFAGGLVKALVDWQAKRTGTVEEDADLGKGNLFATGLVAGGALAGVAVALLSVNESIYNGLTAMTLEPTLASALGEGGYMLLGALTFVGLALMLYRIGTKRD